From a single Nostoc edaphicum CCNP1411 genomic region:
- the ilvD gene encoding dihydroxy-acid dehydratase: MSENLRSQIVTQGVQRSPNRAMLRAVGFKDEDFNKAIVGIANGYSTITPCNMGINLLAQRAEVGIKTAGAMPQMFGTITISDGISMGTEGMKYSLVSREVIADSIETACTGQSMDGVLAIGGCDKNMPGAMLAIARMNIPAIFVYGGTIKPGHYNGRDLTVVSSFEAVGQYSAGKIDEKELLEVEGRACPGAGSCGGMFTANTMSSAFEALGMSLPYSSTMAAEDAEKADSTEKSASVLVEAIRKQILPRQIITRKSIENAISVIMAVGGSTNAVLHFLAIARAAEVDLTIDDFETIRARVPVLCDLKPSGKYVATDLHKAGGIPQVMKMLLVHDLLHGDSITISGQTIAEILADIPEEPSANQDVIRTWNNPMYAQGHLAILRGNLATEGAVAKITGVKKPVITGPARVFESEEASLDAILAGKIQAGDILIIRYEGPKGGPGMREMLAPTSAIIGAGLGDAVGLITDGRFSGGTYGMVVGHVAPEAAVGGAIALVEEGDSITIDAPARLLQLNVSEEELARRRANWQPPAPRYTKGVLAKYAKLVSSSSLGAVTDLDLF; this comes from the coding sequence ATGTCGGAGAATTTGAGAAGCCAAATTGTCACGCAAGGGGTGCAGCGATCGCCTAATCGGGCTATGCTACGTGCAGTTGGTTTTAAAGATGAAGATTTCAATAAAGCCATTGTCGGTATTGCCAACGGCTACAGTACGATCACTCCCTGTAATATGGGGATAAATCTACTGGCGCAAAGGGCAGAAGTTGGAATTAAAACCGCCGGGGCGATGCCGCAAATGTTCGGCACGATTACCATTAGCGATGGGATTTCGATGGGAACTGAAGGGATGAAATATTCCCTAGTATCGCGGGAAGTCATCGCCGATTCCATTGAAACCGCCTGTACTGGCCAAAGTATGGATGGCGTACTAGCCATTGGTGGCTGTGATAAAAATATGCCAGGGGCAATGCTGGCGATCGCTCGGATGAATATCCCCGCTATCTTTGTCTACGGTGGTACAATTAAACCCGGTCACTACAACGGACGCGATTTAACTGTTGTCAGTTCTTTTGAAGCTGTTGGTCAATACAGTGCTGGAAAAATTGACGAAAAGGAATTATTAGAAGTTGAAGGTCGGGCTTGTCCTGGTGCTGGTTCCTGTGGGGGAATGTTCACAGCTAACACCATGTCTTCAGCATTTGAAGCGTTGGGGATGAGTTTACCCTATTCCTCAACAATGGCGGCGGAAGATGCCGAAAAAGCCGACAGCACGGAAAAATCGGCATCTGTGCTAGTCGAAGCTATCCGTAAACAAATCTTGCCCCGCCAAATTATCACCCGCAAATCTATAGAGAATGCCATCTCTGTGATTATGGCGGTAGGTGGTTCGACAAATGCAGTGCTGCACTTTTTAGCGATCGCCCGCGCCGCTGAAGTAGATTTAACTATAGACGACTTTGAAACAATCCGCGCCCGCGTTCCCGTTTTGTGTGATTTGAAACCAAGTGGTAAATATGTCGCTACAGATTTGCACAAAGCTGGTGGTATTCCGCAAGTAATGAAGATGTTACTTGTGCATGATTTATTACACGGTGATAGCATTACTATCAGCGGTCAAACCATTGCAGAGATATTAGCAGACATCCCCGAAGAACCATCTGCCAATCAAGATGTGATTCGGACTTGGAATAACCCGATGTATGCTCAAGGACATTTAGCCATCCTTAGAGGTAATCTGGCAACAGAAGGGGCTGTCGCCAAAATTACCGGGGTGAAAAAACCAGTAATTACCGGCCCCGCACGGGTATTTGAATCGGAAGAAGCTTCTTTGGATGCAATTCTGGCGGGTAAAATTCAAGCTGGTGATATTCTCATAATCCGCTACGAAGGGCCCAAAGGTGGCCCTGGAATGCGAGAAATGTTGGCTCCCACTTCGGCAATTATCGGTGCTGGTTTGGGTGATGCGGTGGGATTAATTACCGACGGACGCTTTTCTGGTGGTACTTATGGCATGGTAGTTGGTCATGTTGCTCCAGAAGCAGCAGTGGGTGGTGCGATCGCGCTTGTAGAAGAAGGCGATAGTATTACTATTGATGCACCCGCTCGTTTATTGCAGTTGAATGTATCTGAAGAAGAATTGGCTCGTCGTCGTGCTAATTGGCAACCTCCTGCACCACGTTACACTAAAGGCGTGTTGGCGAAGTATGCCAAGTTGGTATCTTCTAGCAGTCTTGGGGCTGTGACAGATTTAGACTTGTTTTAA
- a CDS encoding caspase, EACC1-associated type — MSKVALLIGVSEYEPSLNPLPAATKDVEAMQRVLLHPDIGGFDDVTLLINPQQHVMQEAIETLFDGRQKDDLLLLFFSGHGIKDENGRLYFAARNTRKNDKGVLVKATTVPANFVHEVMSNSRSRHEVVILDCCFSGAFAEGLLAKDDGFVDVKNQLGGEGRAILTSSTSTQYSFEQQGADTSTYTRYIVEGLETGAADRDQDSLISVDELHEYAKKRVQEATPAMKPEIYAIREGFKILLAKAPSDDLQLKYRREVEFCVEGGNGEISFTGRATLDELRKRLRLTVEEATAIEAQVLEPIEVYKQKLQRYEQTLRNEIERQFPLSDNTRALLKRLQQVLGLRDEDIALIEAPILAFQTDRVIEKKVNTPPIRKINFSPLIGLLVGVIIGGILVYLYYISRPNIPIVNSFCAKEKEKYSLKDSISIGEEILFKQDTNPDKEAGGTAIFNGDCPNAIDRFNSYRKTNRNDPETLIYLNNIKAIEKGNYLKIGVSVPIGTNPNVAKEILRGVAQAQDEVNKNSSINGKHLQVAIANDNNDPSTASDIANQFVKDTDILAVVGHNASSASLSAAPKYQERGLVMIAPTGFSENLSNFGNYIFRTLTNISLSGDKLADYIVRKSGKTNIAICVDSRSIDNEYFKNKFLIAIKNAGGNINPTNCDLSTVDDDLKANAVISQARNNGADALFLAPHIDRIDKAIKIAKANQGQLAIFSSPALYTYETLEKGEANINGMVLSTSWHPQQFPGSPFAQNAQQLWGGSVSWRTAMAYDATRTIIAGLQQSNTRDGLQRVLRNPNFSTDGATGKIQFEPSGDRKGDFVLIKVQPSTKNQTGYDFVLLPPVSSDGSKLRNGSN; from the coding sequence ATGTCGAAAGTAGCTCTGCTAATAGGAGTCAGTGAGTATGAGCCTAGTCTTAACCCGTTACCAGCAGCGACAAAAGATGTTGAGGCTATGCAGCGAGTTTTGTTGCATCCAGACATTGGCGGCTTTGATGATGTAACACTGCTGATAAATCCTCAACAACATGTAATGCAGGAAGCGATCGAAACCTTGTTTGACGGTCGTCAAAAAGATGACCTCTTGCTACTGTTTTTCTCTGGACATGGTATTAAAGATGAGAACGGCAGGCTTTACTTTGCAGCTCGCAACACACGCAAAAATGACAAAGGAGTATTAGTTAAGGCAACAACAGTACCAGCTAACTTTGTGCATGAGGTCATGAGCAATAGTCGCTCTAGGCACGAGGTCGTAATTCTCGATTGTTGCTTTAGTGGCGCATTTGCCGAGGGTCTGTTAGCAAAAGATGATGGTTTTGTGGATGTCAAGAACCAATTGGGTGGTGAAGGACGAGCTATTCTGACATCTAGTACCTCAACCCAATATTCTTTTGAACAGCAAGGGGCAGATACCTCAACTTACACCCGCTATATAGTTGAGGGGCTGGAGACTGGTGCCGCAGATCGGGATCAAGATAGCTTGATCTCTGTTGATGAATTACATGAGTACGCTAAAAAGAGAGTACAAGAAGCTACTCCAGCAATGAAACCGGAGATATATGCAATTAGAGAAGGCTTTAAGATTCTGCTTGCTAAAGCACCCAGTGATGACCTACAGCTTAAATATCGTCGAGAAGTTGAGTTTTGCGTAGAGGGTGGTAATGGTGAAATTTCTTTTACTGGTCGCGCTACATTGGATGAGTTACGAAAAAGACTGAGACTAACAGTTGAAGAAGCTACTGCAATTGAAGCTCAAGTTTTAGAACCTATCGAAGTCTACAAGCAAAAATTGCAGCGATATGAACAGACTTTACGCAATGAGATTGAACGTCAATTTCCTCTTTCTGATAACACTCGCGCTTTGTTGAAACGTCTTCAGCAAGTTTTAGGACTTAGAGATGAGGATATAGCTTTAATTGAAGCTCCCATACTTGCTTTCCAAACAGATAGAGTAATTGAGAAAAAAGTAAATACTCCTCCTATAAGAAAAATTAATTTTAGCCCATTGATAGGACTTTTAGTCGGAGTAATTATTGGCGGTATTTTAGTATATTTATACTATATTTCCCGACCTAATATACCTATCGTAAATTCATTTTGCGCCAAAGAAAAAGAGAAATATAGTTTAAAGGATAGTATTAGCATAGGTGAAGAAATTTTATTCAAACAAGATACGAACCCAGATAAAGAAGCTGGAGGTACAGCAATTTTCAATGGTGATTGTCCAAATGCTATTGATAGGTTTAATTCATATCGTAAAACTAATCGTAACGATCCAGAAACATTAATTTACTTGAACAACATTAAGGCTATTGAGAAAGGTAATTATCTGAAAATTGGTGTGAGTGTACCAATTGGTACTAACCCGAATGTTGCTAAAGAAATATTGCGTGGTGTAGCTCAAGCTCAAGATGAAGTGAATAAGAATAGCAGCATTAATGGTAAGCATTTACAAGTGGCGATCGCTAATGATAATAATGACCCAAGTACAGCCTCAGATATTGCTAACCAGTTTGTCAAAGATACTGATATTCTAGCTGTGGTGGGACATAATGCAAGTAGTGCTTCCCTATCTGCTGCGCCAAAGTATCAAGAGCGAGGGTTAGTAATGATTGCTCCTACAGGCTTTTCCGAAAACCTTTCTAATTTTGGCAACTATATATTTCGTACTCTCACCAATATTAGCTTGTCAGGAGATAAGCTCGCTGACTATATTGTTAGAAAATCTGGCAAAACTAATATTGCTATTTGTGTTGATTCCAGAAGTATAGATAATGAGTATTTTAAAAATAAATTTCTTATAGCAATTAAGAATGCTGGTGGTAATATTAATCCCACAAATTGTGATTTATCGACAGTTGATGACGATTTGAAAGCAAATGCGGTGATTTCTCAAGCTAGAAATAACGGTGCAGATGCTTTATTCCTCGCTCCCCACATAGATAGAATTGATAAGGCTATAAAGATAGCAAAAGCTAATCAGGGACAGCTAGCAATATTTAGCAGCCCTGCTCTATACACTTACGAAACCCTAGAGAAAGGAGAAGCCAATATCAATGGTATGGTACTTTCTACATCTTGGCATCCCCAGCAATTTCCAGGCAGCCCTTTTGCACAAAATGCTCAACAGCTTTGGGGTGGAAGTGTGAGTTGGCGAACGGCGATGGCTTATGATGCGACTAGAACGATTATTGCTGGTTTACAGCAAAGCAACACTCGTGATGGTTTACAAAGAGTGTTACGTAATCCTAATTTTTCTACTGATGGCGCAACGGGAAAGATTCAATTTGAGCCATCGGGCGATCGTAAGGGTGATTTTGTATTAATCAAAGTTCAGCCAAGCACTAAAAATCAAACTGGCTATGATTTTGTATTGCTGCCTCCAGTTAGTTCTGATGGATCTAAACTTAGAAATGGCAGCAATTGA
- a CDS encoding Uma2 family endonuclease: MTTENNPRAILDWEHPTPPTDLIFDDGEPLESNRHRIAMNVLIRSLQQAWADRNDFFAGGNMFIYYSSTQVRNRDFRGPDFFAVLNVDGNNSRQGWVVWEENGRYPDVIVELMSPSTAAIDKGIKKNLYEQTFRTSDYFVYDPFDPNSLQGWHLDDNQQYQPLTPNERGWLWCKRLGLWLGTSKGTIDRETAVWLRFYDVAGNLVLLPEEAAIAQADAAVSQVQAAAVREEAAVAQASRLAARLRELGENPDIL; this comes from the coding sequence ATGACTACCGAAAACAACCCAAGAGCCATTCTAGACTGGGAACACCCTACACCGCCTACAGATTTAATTTTTGATGATGGTGAACCATTGGAATCAAATCGCCACCGTATTGCCATGAATGTATTGATTCGGTCATTGCAGCAAGCTTGGGCTGATCGCAATGATTTCTTTGCTGGGGGCAATATGTTTATTTACTACAGCAGCACCCAAGTTCGTAACCGTGATTTCCGAGGCCCAGATTTCTTTGCAGTGCTAAACGTTGACGGCAATAACTCAAGACAAGGCTGGGTAGTTTGGGAAGAAAATGGTCGCTATCCTGATGTAATCGTGGAATTAATGTCACCATCTACGGCAGCAATAGACAAGGGTATTAAGAAAAATCTTTACGAACAAACTTTCCGTACTTCAGATTATTTTGTCTATGACCCTTTTGATCCTAATTCTTTGCAAGGGTGGCATTTAGATGATAATCAGCAGTATCAGCCCTTAACACCAAATGAACGTGGGTGGCTATGGTGTAAGCGTTTAGGTTTATGGTTGGGGACGAGTAAGGGAACAATAGATAGAGAAACGGCGGTATGGTTGCGGTTTTACGATGTAGCTGGCAATTTGGTTTTGTTACCAGAGGAGGCTGCAATTGCACAAGCGGATGCAGCGGTTTCACAAGTACAAGCTGCTGCTGTAAGAGAGGAAGCCGCGGTTGCACAGGCGTCTCGTTTAGCGGCTAGATTAAGAGAATTAGGGGAAAATCCAGATATATTGTGA
- a CDS encoding sensor histidine kinase, with product MIMLKLRKVWLKITSQWYAPTNKNYYSLKWRSRNLLLLSIVVILSISISVTAITSYKIIKGLLLNSLKEQALLKTQQGENDIDNWLAIRKTEIKTLANSPVVRSLDWSVMEPYLQSEVKRLQTFLLMSLSIPDGALINTQGGRLNVKDREFFQRSIVGETIAADPIIGRTSNQLQIQISSPIPAQTGTKPAGVLMGGIPINRVVEVISNLHQGKGSYAFALNSQGVPIAHPNTELIGTPEKAAESFLNSPNPRLAEIVQQMVAKRTNIEFAQLDGKWSYVAYTPLKEANWSVALVVPQENIESPLQALNLLATVLGGLLLVGLISAWRQVQLYEQIRDRALISSQQAHELSKTLKELQNTQAQLIHTEKMSSLGQMVAGVAHEINNPANFIHANLNHASEYSAGILDLLKLYEQTYPNPTAEISDRAQDLDIEFLAEDLPKLMASMQVGTKRIREIVLSLRNFSRLDEADMKFVDIHEGLDNALMILNHRLTATPNQPKIQIIKKYGDLPLVECYAGQLNQVFMNVLVNAIDALEEASQKRSFEALENNPNQIKLQTQIDKSSDCAIVQIYDNGIGMSQDVKQRVFDHMFTTKPVGKGIGLGMAIAYQIVVDKHAGTIEVDSTPGCGTEFTICIPLISKN from the coding sequence ATGATAATGCTTAAATTGCGAAAAGTGTGGTTGAAAATCACGTCACAATGGTATGCTCCAACCAATAAAAATTACTACTCATTGAAATGGCGATCGCGAAATTTACTATTACTATCAATTGTAGTGATTTTGTCCATTAGTATTAGTGTTACAGCTATCACTAGTTACAAGATTATTAAGGGGTTGTTGCTTAATAGTCTCAAGGAGCAAGCACTTTTAAAAACACAGCAAGGTGAGAATGATATTGATAACTGGTTAGCCATTCGCAAGACAGAAATTAAGACTTTGGCAAATTCTCCAGTGGTGCGATCGCTAGATTGGTCTGTGATGGAACCTTACTTACAATCTGAGGTGAAGCGGCTACAAACGTTTTTGCTCATGTCGTTGAGCATACCAGATGGTGCATTAATTAACACTCAGGGGGGTCGTCTAAATGTTAAAGATCGAGAATTTTTTCAGCGGAGCATAGTAGGTGAGACGATAGCCGCCGATCCAATTATTGGCCGCACAAGCAATCAGTTACAGATTCAAATTAGTTCGCCGATTCCTGCCCAAACAGGCACAAAGCCAGCAGGTGTATTAATGGGAGGTATTCCAATTAACCGAGTAGTTGAAGTGATCAGCAATTTACATCAAGGTAAAGGTAGCTATGCCTTTGCGTTGAATTCTCAAGGAGTTCCCATCGCCCATCCCAATACGGAACTAATTGGCACACCTGAAAAAGCCGCAGAGAGTTTCCTCAACTCGCCCAATCCCAGGCTGGCTGAAATTGTTCAACAAATGGTAGCTAAACGCACAAATATTGAATTTGCTCAACTAGATGGTAAATGGAGCTATGTTGCTTATACCCCCCTAAAAGAAGCAAATTGGTCAGTAGCTTTAGTTGTGCCACAAGAAAATATTGAATCACCATTGCAGGCGTTGAACCTGTTGGCTACGGTTTTGGGAGGATTGCTACTGGTTGGGTTGATTAGTGCGTGGCGACAAGTGCAACTATATGAACAGATTCGCGATCGCGCCTTGATTTCCAGCCAACAGGCTCACGAACTCAGCAAAACTTTGAAAGAATTGCAAAATACCCAAGCTCAACTCATCCACACCGAAAAAATGTCTAGCTTGGGACAAATGGTTGCTGGGGTGGCACACGAAATCAATAATCCTGCCAATTTTATTCATGCCAACCTCAACCATGCCAGTGAATACAGCGCAGGTATCCTCGATTTGCTCAAGCTTTATGAACAAACCTACCCAAATCCTACAGCCGAAATTAGCGATCGCGCCCAAGACCTTGATATTGAGTTTCTAGCAGAAGATTTACCCAAGTTAATGGCATCAATGCAAGTGGGAACCAAGCGTATTCGTGAAATTGTGCTGTCGCTGCGTAATTTCTCGCGCCTCGATGAAGCAGACATGAAATTTGTAGACATCCACGAAGGATTAGACAACGCTTTGATGATTCTGAATCATCGCCTAACAGCGACGCCTAATCAACCAAAAATTCAGATCATTAAGAAATACGGTGATTTGCCTCTAGTAGAATGCTATGCAGGGCAACTCAATCAGGTGTTTATGAATGTTCTGGTAAATGCGATCGACGCACTGGAAGAAGCCAGCCAAAAACGAAGTTTTGAGGCTCTTGAAAATAACCCTAATCAAATTAAGCTCCAAACCCAAATTGACAAATCAAGTGATTGTGCGATCGTTCAGATTTACGATAATGGGATTGGGATGTCACAGGATGTAAAACAACGGGTATTTGACCACATGTTTACCACTAAACCTGTGGGCAAAGGAATTGGATTAGGAATGGCGATCGCTTATCAAATTGTTGTAGACAAACACGCAGGAACTATTGAAGTTGATTCTACCCCAGGATGTGGGACAGAGTTTACCATCTGTATTCCTTTAATAAGTAAAAATTAA